The stretch of DNA AGAGTGCAGTGACAGTTATCCCTTCCGGGGCAAGCTCCATACGGAGAGCCTCACTGAAGCTTGTCACATAGGCCTTGGTGGCTGCATAGACGGCCATCTCAGGGAGCGGATAGAATCCTGCCACGGAGCTGACATTCAGGATTCCCGAGGGACTCTGCGATCGGAGCATCGGCAGAAGAAGGTGGGTCAGATGGGTCAGCGCAGTGACATTCACTTCCAGAAGAGGGGCAAGACGCTCCCAGTCGGCGCTGTCAAAGGGGCCAAGTTCACCTAGGCCGGCATTATTAATCAGGAAGTTAAGCGGAATTTCCTCACGGATGATCCATGCCGTCAGACGCTCGCGCTCCGTGGATTGGGAAAGATCCGCTTTGAAGCAATCGATTCTCAGATTGGGATGCAAAATCTTCAGTGCATCTGAAAGCGAGTAAAGGCGTTCTTCGCGTCTCCCCACAAGGATCAGGCGCGAGGCGACAGGCGCAAGCTGACGGGCAAACTCGGCTCCAAGTCCAGCCGTAGCTCCGGTGATAAGAGCCGTGCAGTCTCTGATCGCGAATCGTTGTTTTTTCATTTTGCAGGGTGATCTTTGCGTAAGATCTCACGAATCGGATGTTCATCTAAGATATTGGGTTCGATCCCACCCAGTCGATTGCCATCGTATAGCTGAATCCCGA from Verrucomicrobiota bacterium encodes:
- a CDS encoding SDR family NAD(P)-dependent oxidoreductase, which produces MKKQRFAIRDCTALITGATAGLGAEFARQLAPVASRLILVGRREERLYSLSDALKILHPNLRIDCFKADLSQSTERERLTAWIIREEIPLNFLINNAGLGELGPFDSADWERLAPLLEVNVTALTHLTHLLLPMLRSQSPSGILNVSSVAGFYPLPEMAVYAATKAYVTSFSEALRMELAPEGITVTALCPGPVPTEFFEVATRNGQTIRAMDRTHPALATPAKLVVRAALRGIERNKPGVIPNPLLALLVRGSRLLPFPVIRESIRLGAGPQRPK